A region of the Oceanihabitans sp. IOP_32 genome:
ATACAGGAAGCAGAATATAAAGATATTGTAATACGAAGCAACGACATTGCAAGTATAAGCCCAAAAGTTGCGGCCTTATCAGATTTAAATGCATGGGATGAAAACACCTTGATCCAATTAAATAATATGCAGTTAAATCGGTTTCAAATGGGAGCCACCTACGCCAGCGAATCTATTGACGAATTTGATGGTGATCGTTTACTGGAAAGCTGCGATTCTGGTATTTCAATGGTTTTGCAAACCAGTACCTTTGCCGATTTTAAATCTTTAATCGTTCCGCAAGGGCAAGGCACGGTTACTGGTGTTTTTAGTCGGGATTTTCGTGATAACTATAATGTGTTAATTATTAACAGTACTCAAGATATTAGCCTAGATGGTGAAGTGCGTTGCGATCCCATAGAACTGGACTGCGGTTTAGCTACAACTGTTGGTACGGGGAATTTACTCATGGAAGACTTTGAGTCTCAAAAAAACAACAAGCCTATAGTTATTGCAGGTTGGACCAATTATATGGAAACAGGCACAGTTGCTTGGGAAGGCTACTCGTCAACTTCATCGAATGCATCTTTGGGGCGCTCTGCAAGGTTTCAACCCGCTAGTTCTGGAGATCTTAGTAATATTGGATGGTTAATTACCCCAGCCATTAATTTAGATGCTCAAGAAGGCGAAACACTGCGTTTTAAAACCTCAAACAGTATGGCAGATAGTAGTTTTATGGAAGTCTTATATTCACTAGATTGGAATGGAGATGAAGCCACTATTACAAGTGCCACTTGGGGTGTATTATCTGCGGCTTATGTTGTGAAAAACACCGACTCTTTCGTACCGTGGTTTAACTCTGGAACTGTCGATTTATCTTGTGCTACAGGTATTATGCACATTGCATTTAAATATACAGGAAGCGGACAAGATACTTTTGATGGGGTGTATGAATTGGATGATATTCGTATTGATTATGTTGAGTAACACCAATTTAGTTGAGTAATGTCGTGTTAATAAATTTAATTATGACGTGATGAGTTAAAATAGAAAATTGTTAGTACCTGTTTTACCAAAAGGTGGGTAGTATTTAATAGTACAATGATTTTCGCAATTAGGATGGCACTATTATTAAAATATTTACGTTGTTGGCAGTAATTTTTTTATATTGAGTAAATTTGTATTTTAGAAACGTGGAAGAGCAAGGTTACATAGAGTTAAAGGTTAGTAATAAGGATAATACCTTAAGTCCTAAAGACATTGATTTAAACGAAGTAATAGACTTTATATCGAATGTAGAATCCTTCTTGTACCCAAATCGGAAAGAGAAACAAAATCGACCACATATATCCTATGATATAGAAGAAGGTTCAGCCAAGCATAAATTCTTTTTGCCAATAACCGCTGTAATATTATTTAATGGATTAACTAGTGAAATAAAAAACAGAAACAATCTTGATTTTTTAGATTACAAAAGACAATCTATAATTGATAAATTTCAAAAAAAGGCCATTAAAGAAGGGTATATAATTGAGTTTAATAATTCGATTTCAAAAAAAACCACTTTAGTTATAGATTATACTACAAATTTCGAGATGATTGCCCCAGCTTTTTATGAAAGTGAGTTTTATCTTTATGGTGAAATCTATCAAGAAGGGGGTAAAAACCCGAATTTACATATAAGCACTAATAAGTATGGTAATCTCACAATTGCTGCTACCAAAGAGCAGATAATGGATGGAGAGAAAAAAACATATAAGCCTTACGGAATTAAAGTTCGAGGAAAAAAAAGTTTTGAAGATGATAAATTATCTGATTTAGAATTAATTGAATTCATTCAATATAAACCTGTTTTTAACAAATCTCTGTTAGAAAAGGTCATTGAAAAAGCATCTGTCAACTTAAGTAAAATAACAAATGTCGATGCTTGGGTTGATGACTTAAAAACAGATGGGATATGAAAGGTATAAGAAGTGTTCTTTTAGATAATTCTTTTTGTATTCGATTACTAAAATCCGATGATGACTACCACCAAAATGCTATAAATTATTTTGAGCACTTTCTAGAAAATGGAATTGAGATGTACCTTTCTACTATTGTAGTCAGTGAATATGCAGTTGGTGATAATCCAGATAATTTACTTTCTTTAAATGCATTCAGATTATTGGAATTTGATTATGCTGATGCCAAAACTGCTGGAAGTTTTTTTTTAGAGCTCAAAGAAAATGAGGGTCTCAGAGAATCTGAACAAAGAAAAGTAATAATCAACGATATTAAATTGTTTTCACAAATTCATAATAGAAAAATTGACGCTTATATCACAAAGGATAGAAAATCTTTAGCTAAAATGATTGAACCTTTAGGGATATCACATAATTTAAACTTTGAGTTTATTGACTTGGCAATTCCGCTTAATGATAGATTGGGAAGATTGTTTTAAATTGTAACTAACTAATTAGGTTCAGTTATTAGAATCGCAGAAAGTATTTAATAAAACAGTAAATTCGCCAAATGACAGTTTTCGATCAGTTTTACTATTCTGTATTTTCGTTTTACAAAAAACGCTACAAGCAAAAAGCCAATACTATGGCTTTGGTTTACGTCTCTATGCTTCAAATAAGTTTATTGTTGCTTTTGGGGTGTTTTTCGGCCGCTTTTTTTAGTCAAATGCATGCCGATACCATGTCCAGCACCAGTGCATGGACTTTATTTGCTATAGCTTCTATTGGGATTCATTTTAAAAACTGGATCCAATACACCGGCAAAAAACGAATGATGATAAACGCCAAAATGGTGAAAAAGAAAAAACCACAGACTAACATTGGCTTGCTTTGGGCTTTACCTATTATTGCCTTAGCCTTGGCTTTTGTTATGCTTCAAGCCATTTAGTTAGAATTTTGAAAACCAGATAGCAATAGGTATTGTTATCTTTAAACCATTGGGCTTCTTGTTGGTTATACCAAATTAGCCATGTCATGCCGCATATAATTTGTTTACTCACATTTTTCTATGTTATAAATAGGTGTTCATGATGTGCTTCGCAGTTCTTTTTCGCCCATATTTCGGTATAAAATAAAACCATAACTCAGGCTATGCTTTGATTTTAGCTCACGCTTCTATTATTTTAAAATAATGAGTTCGTGAATCTGCGATTTCTATCTCATCTGAACAAAAAATAATTCAAATTAATAATACGACATTTCAAAACTAAATTGGTATTAAAACGCATTAAAATCAACGCTTAAAGACGATGTAGACTGGAAAATGATCGCTGTAACCGCCTTGGTATTTTTTACCGATATAGGTTCTAAATGGCGTCCCTTTAAATTTGCCATCTAAAACCTTTAAAAAATCTTCATCAAAAATATTGGCGGTATCATATTCAAAAAATTCATCTGAAGTTTTAAGAAAATGGTTCGAAATCAAAATTTGATCAAATAAATACCATTGTCTTCTGTAATAGGTAGACCCTCGGCTAAAAGTGCGCAGGGTTTCCATAGGATTGTAAAAATCAAAGGTATTTACCAATTGTTTTACGCTATGGTTATGCGGCTCGTCATTAAAATCGCCAACAAGAATAATTTTTGAGTTATCATTTGCTAAGCGTAATATATTAATAATTTCACCTAATTTATTTGAAGAAGCTATGCGCTTGGGCTCCGTTTCTTTTTCGCCTTCACGCCTAGAGGGCCAATGATTCACGATAACATGAATAGACTCCCCATCAAGTACACCAGAAACCAACAAAATATCTCGAGTGTAATTAGTTAAGCCGTCTGTATGGGGTAGTTTAATAGTAAATGTTTTAGAGGTAGCAACATCAAAAACATTAGCGTTGTATAATAAAGCGACATCAATACCACGTTGGTCTAAAGAATTGTTGTGAATATATTTGTAATTTAAATGCTTCAAATGCTTCGATGTTATTAAATCTTTTAAAACACTATCGCTTCCAACTTCGCACAATCCAACAATCGCTGGATGTTTTCCGGTTTCTTTTCGCCCTATTTTAGAAATGCTAAAGCCTAATTTTTCAATTTTATCTTGGTAGCGTTTGGCTGTCCAGTTTTTTAAGACGGTTGGCGAAAAATACTGATGGTTTGCATGGACATTCGTTCTAAAATCAAATAAATTTTCACAATTATAAAAGGCCACAGTTTGTGTGTTGTGTTTAATCGAGTTATCATCAAAAGGGTGAGTCATACTTCAAAAATAGATTTAAAAATCTTAAAAGATAGATTTTATCCCGTTGTCTTCCGTATATATAAATACGTCAAATGTAATGCAAACGATATAAAACCGATCAAAGCATTCTTTTTTAACAAAAATGACGGCAATTACGTAACTTTGCAACATGATAGAAGAGATAGACTTAAATTTAGAAAGAGCTGTTTTAATAGGTGTGATAACCAAAGAACAAAACGAAGAAAAATCTAAAGAGTATTTAGACGAACTAGAGTTTTTAACCTTTACCGCTGGAGGAAACGCCATAAAACGCTTTACGCAAAAAATGGACATGCCAAATCCTAAAACCTTTATAGGAACCGGCAAGATGGAAGAAGTGCGTCAATTTATTGAAGATAATGATATTGGTACGGCTATTTTTGATGACGAATTGTCTGCCGCACAAGAGCGCAACATCAGTAAAATACTTAATGTAAAGGTACTTGATAGAACCAATTTAATACTCGATATTTTTGCTCAACGCGCCAAAACCAGTTATGCCAGAACACAGGTAGAATTAGCACAATGCGAATATTTGCTACCACGCTTAAAAGGGATGTGGACGCACCTTGAGCGCCAAAGAGGTGGTATTGGTATGCGTGGTCCTGGTGAAACCGAGATTGAGACCGATAGACGTATAGTGCGCGATAAAATCACCTTATTAAAAGAACGCATAAAAACTATCGATAAACAAATGGCTGTGCAGCGTGGTAATCGGGGTAAAATGGTGCGCGTGGCTTTGGTGGGTTATACCAATGTTGGGAAATCGACCTTAATGAATGTGATAAGTAAAAGCGATGTCTTTGCCGAAAACAAATTGTTCGCCACGCTAGATACCACGGTTAGAAAAGTGGTGATTAAAAACCTGCCCTTTTTATTAACCGATACCGTAGGTTTTATTAGAAAACTGCCAACACAATTGGTAGATAGTTTTAAAAGTACCTTAGACGAGGTTAGAGAAGCCGATTTACTCCTGCATGTTGTCGATATTTCGCATCATAATTTTGAAGAGCATATCGAATCGGTTGAGAAAATTTTAGGTGAAATAGATTGTGGTGATAAGCCAACCATTATGGTGTTTAATAAAATTGATGCTTATGAAGCAGAGCCTTTTGAAGCAGACGATTTAGAAACAGAGCGCACCTCTATGCACTATTCTCTTGAAGAATGGAAAAAAACATGGATGAATAAAGTGGGCAACAATGCTTTGTTTATTTCGGCATTAAATAAAGAAAATATAGAGGATTTTAAGGCCCGCATTTACGATGAGGTACGAGATATCCATATTACACGTTTTCCTTACAACCATTTTCTTTATCCAGATTATAAAGAGGCTCAAGAGTAATATGAGTTTAGAAGTGTGACTTCATCAAAAAAATTAAATTATTTTTTTGGTTCTTCCACGCGTATAAAGGGAACTAAATTTCGATATGCCAGACTGTATGACTTAAGACTATATGACTTAGGACAATAAGACTATAATATTAGTGGTAATAGTTTTTTATTTAGGATTAATGGATGTATCGCATTTTCATCAATCGAGAGTTTTAGATCCTTCCGTACTATGTGAAATTCAATAAATAAAAATTTCTACCCACAGAAATATTGTATAATTTTTTTTTGATTTACTATAAATGATTTAAATGCCAGAGATTCAAATGAAACGCATATCGTTAATACTTAAAAACAAATGGATTAAGTGGTCCTTAAGGGCTGGCGCAGCCGTAGTTCTGTTTTTTGGTGTTATTTATATCAGTGTGTTTTTAGGGTTTTTTGGAAAACTGCCTACGGCTAAAGATTTAAGCTCTATTACACAAGCTGAAGCCACACAGGTACTTGATGAAAATGGAAAATTAATTGGAAAATATTATGTTTACGATAGGCAGCCTTTAAAATTTGAAGACTTTCCGAAGCATCTAATCGACGCCTTAATTGCCACCGAAGATATCCGGTTTTACAGTCACGATGGCGTTGATAACGTAAGCTTATTACGCGTATTTGTTAAAAATAGTATGCTTCGAGATAAGTCGGCCGGAGGGGGGAGCACCATTACCTTGCAATTAGCTAAAAATCTCTATGGTCGTAAAAATTATCTGATGTTCAGTATGTTAATTAATAAATTTAAAGAATCTATTATTGCCAAACGGATTGAAAACATCTACTCTAAAAACGATATTCTTACGCTGTACTTAAATACGGTACCCTTTCCAGATAACACCTATGGCATTGAAAGCGCAGCACGTAAATTTTTTAATAAGTCTGCATCGCAATTATCGCTTACAGAAGCTTCAACTTTAGTGGGCACGCTTAAGGCAACTACTTATTTTAATCCGCGGCTTCATTTAAAACGCAGTCAATCCAGACGAAATGTTGTTTTTCAGCAAATGTATAAATACGGTTATCTTTCAGAAGATTCTGTGGCCGTTTTAAAAAATCAAGATCTCGTTTTAAATTATAAGTCGTTTAATCACGATGTAGGTTTGGCACCTTATTTTCGGGCTCAGGTAAAAAAGGAATTGGCCGTAATTTTAGATTCTATAAAGAAGCCAGACGGCAGTGCTTACGATTTATACCGAGATGGTTTAAAAGTTTACACGACATTAGATTCTAGCATGCAAGCGATTGCCGAACAAGCCATGAAAGAACATCTCAAGGCTTTACAACAAGTTCACGAAAAATCGTTTGGTAAAAATGCGCCGTGGCTTACAAACAAGCGCATAATAGAGTCCGCCATTAAAAATCTGCCACAATATAAGGCGTATCAAGAAGCGGGATTAACCCAAGCACAAATATTAGATAGTCTTTCCGTTAAACGGAAAACAGAATTGTTTAACTGGTCGGGCGATACCATCATGAATATCTCGGCTATAGACAGTTTAAAACACCACTTAAAGTTTTTAAATACGGGCATGCTAGCTATCGAGCCCCAAACAGGCGCCATAAAAAGCTATGTAGGAGGTATTGATTACAGGTATTTTAAATACGACCATATTTCGCAAAGTGAGCGTCAAGTGGGCTCTACTTTTAAGCCTTTTGTTTATACAGCAGCTATTGAAAACGGCATGAAACCATGCACTTATTTCCCGTTAAAGGAAGTGACTTACACCAATTTCGATAATTGGACACCCACGAACTCTGGAGCAAACGAGGAAGACCCTCACCTCAATTATAATTTAGAAATGGCTTTAAGCAACTCGATAAACACCATAGCCGTAAAGGTTCTAAATGAAGTGGGCATTGAAAATGTGATACAACAAGTAGAAAAGTTGGGTATTGCAAAAACGCTTCCTAGAGAGCCTTCGTTGGCTTTAGGCGTGGCAGAGATTAACTTAAAACAACTTACAGGTGCTTTTGCAAGTTATGTAAACCATAGTAAAGGTGTAAAACCCTACGCTATAACCAAAATTGAAGACAAAAATGGCAATACAATTGCAAGTTTCGAGCCTCAAATTATGGAAGCTCCAGCTTATAGTGATTATACAAGACAAGTGTTGTTGCAAATTATGAAATCTACGGTTAATAATGGGACAGCTGCCAGATTGCGAACTACCTATAATCTAAAAAATGACATGGCTGGCAAAACTGGAACAACGCAAAACAATAAAGATGGTTGGTTTGTGGGTATTACCCCCAATTTAGTAACGGTGAGTTGGGTAGGGAATGACAACCATAGTATTGGGTTTAAATCTACAAGCATAGGTCAAGGTGCAAATTCTGCTTTGCCCATTTTTGCTAAGTTTTATCAGAAATTGAATACCGATGTTGCTTTCAACCACATTACTAAAGCCAAATTTGAAACCCCGTCAGCTTCAGTTTTAGAGGATTTAGACTGTAATCCAGAAAAACGGGATAATTTTTTTAAACGCCTTTTCGGAAGAAAAAATAAGAAGAAAAAATTTAAAACGGATGATTGACGACGAAAGACCGTTGTGCTTTTAGAATGAAGAATGAAGAATCAAGACTTGATAACAATGGAATCGGAAATTCTTAAAAGCCTACAAAATATACGTTATGTAAATCTAAAAAAGACCTTTAATATGTACTACCGATAAAATAAAATGCACTTCCGAAAAGAAGTGCATTTTATTTTTTTTGAAGACCAAAAATGTTTTTAGAACTTATAGCTCAACCCTACAGTATAATAAGTTTGTAATTTATTATCTACATTGTCAAAAGTTGGCTCAGTCTCATTTAATTGTTCAGCAGGTGTTAAGTTTTGATAAGCGATAGAAGCATAATTTAAGGCTTCTTGTTTATTGCTTCTCAACCCGAAATCAAACCCAATACCAATCATTTTCCACAAGGTGTAGCTAAAAGAATTGGTCCATGTAAAGTTCGATAAATCACTACTTTTATAACTTTGGAAGGTAGAGAAGTTCGTTTTAAAATTAATAGCCCCAATTTGTCTGGTGTAATCTGCAACAATCTTTGCACCTAAAGACGAGTCGAAAACAAGATCATTGTCGCTAAATACAAAGTTGTAGTTTAACGGGTGTACAACAACGATTAAATTTTCAATTGGCGTCCACGTAGCACCAATACCAACATCTAAATAGCCAGGATCGTTAAAATTGTCTAAAAGTGTTGTTCTGTACTCCACCAATCCAGAGGCTGCTAGGGTTTTAGTAATATTTCTACCGTATAAAGACGAGATATTAAACACATCGGTAGTAGGTTTAAAGCTATCGTCGTCGGTATCAATATCTTTATTGTCTAATTTTACCCAGTTTAAATTGGTGGTTAGCGCATTTCTCCAGAAAAACTTGTCTTCAATTAAATTGGCATAAGCATTAATGGTTATACCTATATTTCCAGATACATTATTTGGCGAGCCTTGTGAGTACCAATTATTAAAATGAGATAAGCTTCCGCCAATAGTACCAAAAGCTCCTTTTCTCCATCCCGGTAGGGCATCAATTTGTGCTTGTAACGCATTGGCTTCAGCTTGTGCAGCATCGGCTATAGCCTGCTTTTCCGCTTTTTGTGCTTGTAATTCTTCCTTAGTCTGTGCATTTATCGAAATCATACCGATAAATAACGTGAATAATAATATAGTTTTTTTCATTTTTTTGAACAATTTTAAGTTTCACAAAACGGTCTCAAATATTGTGGGGCATCTAAAGATACTAAAATCCTTAGGTTTATTTTAGTGTTCAATTAGTAAATGTTAAGCAGATACTACTTGTTTTTGTAGAGCGGCACCGAAGAACAGGCCTCGCCATACATAATGGACTTGGCAACCGGTTTTAGTTTAGTGGCCAGCATAATATAAGCATTTTGTGGTATGGGCTTATTGGTACAACCCTTAATAATTAGAGATTGATCTTTAAACTCAAGCACATCAAGGGTGTTAATAATATCTTGAAATATAGAGGTTTCTAAAAGTTCAAGATCACCAATCATTATTTTTTTTGCAAATGGCTCTAGTTGAAGGCTTAATAAAGTATAGGCCCAACCTGGAATTATAGCGTCTGTACTGCACATTAACGCAACATAGGTGTTTTTATATTGCGACCAGTCGTGCGCTAAAATTTGGTTTCTAAACTCTTTTTCTCGTAGCACAAGACCTTCGTGTAACCAATCTTTTAGGTCAAACAAGAGGCGTTTACCCTCAGGATAATAATCTTCAAGGTTTATGGTGACTAATTTGCTGTTCGCTACGCGATTTATAATTTTGTTCGACATATATTTATTTTTAACAAAGTTATTTAAAAAATATGATATTTATACACTAGAGATATTTAGCACAATGCTTTTAGCTTTCGTTATTTATCAATATAAAATTGATCTCCTTATTGTTTTTTTAGTTAAATATATTTTGTCCGTAATTCTCTTATTAATTTGATATAAATAAAATACATTCTACTGAGCAGCGTATCCAAAATTTTAATGACGCTTAATGTTATGGTATTGTTCATTCAGTTTTTGTTGTAATCTTAAGATTTTGTATATTTCACGGATAAAGAAACGACTTAAATTTTTAATGAAACTAAACAAACTTAAAGAAAATATAATTTTAATTAATACAATCAAACATCACTCAAACTTCTATTTCATTAGTACACGAAGTAAATTATTTTTTCAAAGTAAAAAAGAGTTTAGATATTATTTTAATGAAAATACAGCCGAAGCGAAACTGGCCTTTCAAAATATATTTAAAAATCCAAAAAGGGCGAAAGAGTTATGGGAATTAAATCCAGATTTGTTTAAGTCTTTAGACAAAAACATAATAGAGGATTTTGAAAGTCTTGTTGAGCTAGCTGAAACAGGAAAATTAATTAACTATATAAATTGGGTGTATTAATATGGAGCTGGAAAAGGTTAAAATGATTAATGAAATATATTCTGTTATAAAAGCACAGGGCAAGCTGTTAGTTTCTAGCACTAATAAAACTATAAGCTATTATAATAGCAATTTAGAATTGGAGCAGCAATTAGAATGCGAAATACAAATTTTGGATACATTTAAATTTGACTCTTCAATTTATTATATAAGCACTAGAAACGATTTATTTACGCAAGCAGAGAGATACATTACTCCATTTTTAAAAGAACGCATTCGCTTAAATGTACCTCAAATTATAGAGAATATCGTTTTGTACAAAGGAAAAATATTTAATCAAAAATACTCAGTATATTCCTTATCAAAAAAACAAATTCTATGGGAACTTGATGAACCTTTAGATATTATTGGTGATTACTGTTTTAGTAGAAAAAAATCGAATTTCAAAGCCCGCAACATAGAAACTGGAGAAGTTCTATGGAGTAAAACAATAACCGATGACTTTCCTGAAAGCACAGGCTATAAATTTTTAACGGTTTATAATAAAGTACTAGTTATGGCAATAAAAAATACTACGCTGGCTGGATACGATGTTGATACGGGTGAATTATTATGGTCTGTTAAGAAAACTAATAACAGAAATTTGTTAGTTGACATTGATGGTAAGTTAAAAGGAGTAACCTCTACAGGATATTTTGAAACAGATATTGCAACAGGCAATCATCGTAGATTAGAATTTGCGCCTATTGAGGCAATTAACAAGCCGAATTGGTTTGATTCGCAACGTGACAATTTTGTGATTGTGGACAACCATATTATTACCACTGATTTCTTCAGCAACCGCATTGGTGCTTTTAATATGGAAACCCAACAGTATGATTGGTTCTATACTGAAGAAAATGCAACAGGTTTTCCTGCATCTAGACCCATAAAGTATTTTGAACCTTATTTATGCCTTATTGATAATAAAGATACTTTACATATTTATGAAGTTAAAAAAGATAAACAAGTAGTGTAATGATAAAAAGTAAATTTATAGCATATACCGTTTTTTATCCCTGCTAGTGCGAGCGCTAGGTTCTTACCGTACAGGAGTAAGTAAGAGAGCATAAGCCAATTGAAATGGAAGAAAAATTAAGAAAAGAAAAAACAAATCATAACTAAAAATTATGAATAAAAGACACCTATTAATCATTGTAAGCCTGTGGGGTTTTGCACTAAGTGCAGCCACAAGTACGCCTGTTTTTAGTTTAGAAACAGCATATAAACTAGATTTATTATTTAGAAATTCTTCGGATAACCTTCAGCGAGCTATAGAACTTAAAAACTGGAAAAAAGTAACAAGCATTGCTGCAGATGAAAAAAGTCAGTTTTATCAATACATAAAAAGTAAAAAAGAGTTTAGATATAATTTTAATGAAAATACAGCCGAAGCGAAACTGGCCTTTCAAAATATATTTAAAAACTCAGAAAAAGCAAAAGAGTTATGGAATTTAAATCCTGAATTATTTAAGTCTTTGGATTCAGAAATTATAAAAAGCTCTGAAAATTTAGTCCAGCTTGCAGAAAAAGGAACATTAGTTAACTATATAAACTGGGTACGTTAGTATGGAGTTGCTAAAACTTAAGGAAATTAAAAATGTTTATTCGATTGTTCAATTGGACACCTCTTTACTGGTCTCTGATAAGAAAGGTATTTTAAACTATCATCAATTTGATAATCTAACATTAAAATTCAAAATCGAAGAAAACATAAGTGTAATTGATACAATCAAACATCACTCAAACTATTATTTCATTAGCACACGAAGTAAGTTATTTGTTCAAATTAAAAATGAGATAGTTCCTTTTTTAAATGAATTTTTGTGTGTCGATAGTTTAAAAGTAAAGAATTATATAGTCTTATATCAAGGCGATATAGAGTATCAAAAGAATAGCATTTATTCTTTAACAAAAAAGCAAATATTGTGGAGCTTAGAGAATATTTCACTATGTGTTATTGGTGATTACTGTTTCAGTAGAAAAAAATCAAATTTCAAAGCCCGCAACATAGAAACAGGAGAAGTTCTATGGGATAAAACAATAACCGATGACTTTCCTGAAAGCACAGGCTATAACTTTTTAACGGTTTATAATAAGGTATTAGTTATGGCAATAAAAGATACTACGCTAGCTGGATACGATGTAGATACGGGTGAGCTATTATGGTCTGTTAAAAAAACCAATAATCAAAATCTGTTAATGGACAATGATGGTAAGTTAAGAGGCATTTCTATTACAAGTTATTTTGAAACAGATATACAAACAGGTGTTTATCGTAGAGTAGAATTTGCCCCGTATGAAGCTTTTAACGAACCAGGTTTTTTCTCATCTGAACGCGACAATTTTGTAATCATAGACAACCATATTATCACTACCGATTTTTATAGCAACCGCATAGGCGCTTTTAATATGGAAACCCAACAGTATGATTGGTTCTATACCGAAGAAAATGCAACAGGTTTTCCTGCATCTAGACCCATAAAATATTTTGAACCTTATTTATGCCTTATTGATAATAAAGATACTTTACATATTTATGAAGTTAGAAAACAAGAACACGTGTGATGAAATTAGGTAAATTTATAGTAAATTTTATTTTTTATTTAATTGCGCTTCCGCTTATGGCTATAATGCTCGGGCCTCAAATGGTTTCAAAAGGAAAGCAAATAAAAACAAACCCTTTACCTATACTCAGGTTGATGCCATGTATATTAAGCCATTTCCACCAAATACAAGGGTTGTACAACTTGTAAATGTCGGTTTTATTTCGAATCAAGATACTATTGCATTGCAGTTTAGGCTTTATGAAAACAACCATGAGCGGTTGTTACAATTTCTCTATGAAAACGGTTTGCTTAAAAACAAAGAAGATTTTCGCAGTAAAATTCATAAGCATTACAATAAAGAAGATTTAGCTTTTATTAATGCATTAGATGTACTTTATGTGCAATATAACAATAAAGACCCTCAACCCGATTATCTGGCCTTAAATGGAGAGAACATTAAAGGGAGCATCCCCTATTTTAGAAAGTACGCTACTATAGTGTTTGGGTATATTATGATTATTGTTAGTGTTTTAATGACTATTTTGTTGTTTTGGGGCTCGTATTATC
Encoded here:
- a CDS encoding DUF3078 domain-containing protein, with translation MKKTILLFTLFIGMISINAQTKEELQAQKAEKQAIADAAQAEANALQAQIDALPGWRKGAFGTIGGSLSHFNNWYSQGSPNNVSGNIGITINAYANLIEDKFFWRNALTTNLNWVKLDNKDIDTDDDSFKPTTDVFNISSLYGRNITKTLAASGLVEYRTTLLDNFNDPGYLDVGIGATWTPIENLIVVVHPLNYNFVFSDNDLVFDSSLGAKIVADYTRQIGAINFKTNFSTFQSYKSSDLSNFTWTNSFSYTLWKMIGIGFDFGLRSNKQEALNYASIAYQNLTPAEQLNETEPTFDNVDNKLQTYYTVGLSYKF
- a CDS encoding DUF2480 family protein, whose protein sequence is MSNKIINRVANSKLVTINLEDYYPEGKRLLFDLKDWLHEGLVLREKEFRNQILAHDWSQYKNTYVALMCSTDAIIPGWAYTLLSLQLEPFAKKIMIGDLELLETSIFQDIINTLDVLEFKDQSLIIKGCTNKPIPQNAYIMLATKLKPVAKSIMYGEACSSVPLYKNK
- a CDS encoding PQQ-binding-like beta-propeller repeat protein produces the protein MINEIYSVIKAQGKLLVSSTNKTISYYNSNLELEQQLECEIQILDTFKFDSSIYYISTRNDLFTQAERYITPFLKERIRLNVPQIIENIVLYKGKIFNQKYSVYSLSKKQILWELDEPLDIIGDYCFSRKKSNFKARNIETGEVLWSKTITDDFPESTGYKFLTVYNKVLVMAIKNTTLAGYDVDTGELLWSVKKTNNRNLLVDIDGKLKGVTSTGYFETDIATGNHRRLEFAPIEAINKPNWFDSQRDNFVIVDNHIITTDFFSNRIGAFNMETQQYDWFYTEENATGFPASRPIKYFEPYLCLIDNKDTLHIYEVKKDKQVV
- a CDS encoding PQQ-binding-like beta-propeller repeat protein translates to MELLKLKEIKNVYSIVQLDTSLLVSDKKGILNYHQFDNLTLKFKIEENISVIDTIKHHSNYYFISTRSKLFVQIKNEIVPFLNEFLCVDSLKVKNYIVLYQGDIEYQKNSIYSLTKKQILWSLENISLCVIGDYCFSRKKSNFKARNIETGEVLWDKTITDDFPESTGYNFLTVYNKVLVMAIKDTTLAGYDVDTGELLWSVKKTNNQNLLMDNDGKLRGISITSYFETDIQTGVYRRVEFAPYEAFNEPGFFSSERDNFVIIDNHIITTDFYSNRIGAFNMETQQYDWFYTEENATGFPASRPIKYFEPYLCLIDNKDTLHIYEVRKQEHV